One Aquarana catesbeiana isolate 2022-GZ linkage group LG06, ASM4218655v1, whole genome shotgun sequence genomic region harbors:
- the LOC141147902 gene encoding olfactory receptor 7C1-like: MGNKTSQSEFILLGLSDLTDSQIPVFLLILLIYVATLVGNLLIIFLVASDFHLQTPMYFSLGNLSALDILNSSISTSHLSFDMFTGNRLISYPTCISQVFFFTWFGSTEFFILDIMSYDRYVAICHPLHYTTMINIHLCAQIAFFSWLFRFVCCLVHVFCALRLAFPDPTIIPGLFCELYQLIQLSCSDTYLNYFLLYFDAISFGAPGFVITMLSYIYIFKTILTIKITDGRRKAYSTCSSHLTVVFIFYGAGFFNYYQLKNKNSLAGRLISLFYAVITPLLNPIIYSLRNSDLKGALHKSLSRRGTMF; the protein is encoded by the coding sequence ATGGGAAATAAAACTTCTCAGTCAGAATTCATTTTGCTTGGCCTGTCAGACCTCACAGATTCTCAGATCCCAGTATTTCTGTTGATCCTCCTCATCTATGTGGCTACGCTGGTTGGGAATCTTCTCATAATTTTCTTGGTGGCCTCAGActtccacctgcagacccccatgtACTTCTCTCTGGGAAACCTCTCAGCTTTAGACATCCTAAATTCCTCTATTTCAACATCTCATTTGTCTTTTGATATGTTTACTGGAAACAGGCTGATTTCATACCCAACTTGTATCTCCCAGGTCTTCTTCTTCACCTGGTTTGGCAGCACTGAGTTCTTTATACTTGACATAATGTCCTATGATCGCTATGTTGCCATCTGCCATCCTTTGCATTATACAACCATGATAAACATTCACTTGTGTGCTCAGATAGCGTTCTTTTCCTGGCTCTTCAGATTTGTCTGTTGCCTGGTGCACGTATTTTGTGCACTAAGACTGGCCTTCCCTGACCCCACCATCATCCCAGGCTTGTTTTGTGAACTATATCAGCTTATTCAACTATCATGTTCTGACACTTACCTCAAttactttcttttatattttgatgCTATAAGTTTTGGAGCCCCCGGGTTCGTTATTACTATGCTTTCATATATCTACATTTTCAAAACCATCCTGACAATTAAAATTACAGATGGAAGACGGAAAGCTTACTCCACCTGCAGTTCTCACCTCACCGTGGTCTTCATCTTTTATGGGGCTGGTTTTTTCAACTACTATCAACTCAAAAATAAGAATTCTCTGGCAGGCAGATTGATTTCTTTATTTTATGCAGTGATCACCCCTCTCCTAAACCCAATTATATACAGCTTGAGAAACAGTGACCTGAAAGGAGCTCTTCATAAAAGTCTATCCAGAAGAGGCACCATGTTCTGA